From Amycolatopsis sp. YIM 10, the proteins below share one genomic window:
- a CDS encoding helix-turn-helix domain-containing protein — MAGLREVDVEVYRAVVDRRAVTVDELAGVLALSRQRLASVLLVLCREGLVVRDGGRPARFRAVAPEVGLGLLCHRREQELERARLLAVELQERYRLAIGGHPGGLVEVVRGTAAVAGRADQMIQAAAGEVCFVDKPPYARSPSDLHPVERELLARGVRFRGVYDRTALELHDLRADLELGLSLGEEARVVADAPLKLILVDDAMALVPLHSHAPSVEAALVVHPCALLGALRALFEFLWCDAMPLGLPGSPQARAEVLSTVDMRLLALLTTGMPDRGIAKQLGMSYRTFQRRLRELMDVLGARTRFQAGLQAAARGWVTVPVAQPRAGAPSPG, encoded by the coding sequence GTGGCTGGTCTGCGCGAGGTCGACGTCGAGGTGTACCGGGCGGTGGTCGACCGGCGGGCGGTGACCGTGGACGAGCTGGCCGGCGTGCTGGCGCTGAGCCGCCAGCGGCTCGCTTCGGTGTTGCTGGTGCTCTGCCGCGAAGGCCTGGTGGTGCGCGACGGGGGTCGCCCCGCGCGGTTCCGGGCGGTGGCGCCGGAGGTCGGGCTCGGCCTGCTGTGCCACCGCAGGGAACAGGAACTGGAGCGCGCCCGGCTGCTCGCGGTCGAACTGCAGGAGCGGTACCGGCTCGCGATCGGCGGCCATCCCGGCGGGCTGGTCGAGGTGGTGCGGGGTACCGCGGCGGTGGCCGGGCGGGCGGACCAGATGATCCAGGCCGCGGCCGGTGAAGTGTGCTTTGTGGACAAACCGCCGTACGCGCGCTCGCCGTCGGACCTGCACCCGGTGGAACGGGAACTGCTCGCACGCGGGGTGCGCTTCCGCGGGGTCTACGACCGGACCGCGCTCGAACTGCACGACCTGCGCGCCGACCTGGAACTGGGCCTGTCGCTCGGGGAGGAGGCCAGGGTGGTCGCCGACGCCCCGCTGAAGCTGATCCTGGTCGACGACGCGATGGCATTGGTACCACTGCATTCGCACGCGCCGTCGGTGGAGGCCGCGCTGGTGGTCCACCCGTGCGCGCTGCTCGGCGCGCTCCGCGCGTTGTTCGAGTTCCTGTGGTGCGACGCGATGCCGCTGGGGCTGCCCGGCAGCCCGCAGGCCCGTGCCGAAGTTTTGTCCACTGTGGACATGCGGCTGCTGGCGCTGCTGACCACCGGCATGCCCGACCGCGGCATCGCCAAGCAGCTCGGCATGAGCTACCGGACCTTCCAGCGCCGGTTGCGCGAGCTGATGGACGTGCTCGGCGCGCGCACCCGGTTCCAGGCCGGACTGCAGGCCGCGGCGCGGGGCTGGGTCACCGTTCCGGTGGCGCAACCCCGCGCCGGGGCACCGTCACCCGGCTGA
- a CDS encoding tetratricopeptide repeat protein produces MDTATERRITLVRRSARYDEAGELVTELLGPVESSPDALVELGRIAFQRERDSQGLEYFERASRLDPGHEGALAFRVAVLSHANRHDEAMALAESALAAVPDRHLVRVAYGRIGDDRRDYRLLLDQVDRVLKEAPDFLEALEWRIYALSDLNRFDEADEAAAEASRAYPDAAELPLAHAYNKYRQARYHEAAQQCREAIALHPEDVYAHAKLIDYLLARTEHEQARTAAEHAVELLPWSDEAHRCLGRVLDAFEEHEAALAEFDRVIELNPFNASGYAWRASTLRALNRDAEAFEACRIGRQAVENASGIRVQQAWLHDKLEEREEALRALADAVEMAPYDQFILGSRIQTLCDYHRYAEAEAEARAAVERVPGDAELTSSLAWVYAGLDRDEDAVACFRRAVEFNPRQVLHLRNLATALTWVHRYGEAEEVLRDALAISPESTGLLDQLGATLHDLGRHDEAIEAYRAVIRETPQHESCWIKLVRLLRTHRDLEEAGSVARSALAANPRNVPLRLELGSVLRAQNRQEELLALYREACRELPHSQTLARQLAIELTDLGQVDEAMATLDGIGDADYSTRWWRIRLLLNSRRFDQALAEGTRAVRDYPEHVGLRLILGAVHQGIGDNESALREFERARRLDPESRAALRSLVEQLRIMRRFGEALEILPGEIGRKPNYPELRTELGLLYGAMGRAADRLAQHRRAVEINPWGSTFQFHFAHALRLNGLLDEANAALTEVLGKFPGWTALLTEMGRLCDDRNEYEEALSWFDKALARAPRACWILVRKSATLRALGRFSEAEELLAPELGRRTFDLDLLVEWGWVLRDRGELTRAQQEFEKAAELAGNARERADVLHCLGWVAFTAGDNETAERRFREALDAQPHAADSKLGLAWTLVRTAEPAGEAEAERLCREVLAERPRRHIAHTCLGVLRAHQGDLPQAEHHLRRSIEIDPYDGSYVDLGALFVQMDRFDEAEELLRKAVERNWYDSQAHIELGGLYLQRDSDAEDEGADARRAARHFRQALVIDPARGAAAIGLALALVKAPGDLLAAERVLRAALARSDCDQPRWQLLVALSRLLIERGDATQRRDLHLEALSCAQQAIELAATEADPYYVAGIAAYKAGEHGPEVRARPFHRRRALRYLRRCLHHDPAHAEARRVLNLAEQSLAVARNSVLGSVSTIVVAGVLLIALWLGFFLTDKVTTLVIGTLTPILVGLMALGFVLPFLVRLKLPGGVEADLSASLSQVTSGPTGEVSIGPGRLVGHGFDRSPGASGFSAGPRGELPRLG; encoded by the coding sequence GTGGACACCGCGACCGAACGCCGCATCACGCTGGTCCGCCGCAGCGCCCGGTACGACGAGGCAGGCGAACTGGTCACCGAACTGCTGGGGCCGGTGGAGTCGAGTCCGGACGCACTGGTGGAACTCGGCCGGATCGCCTTCCAGCGCGAGCGGGACAGCCAAGGCCTCGAATACTTCGAAAGGGCCTCGCGGCTGGATCCCGGCCACGAGGGCGCGCTCGCCTTTCGCGTGGCGGTGCTCAGCCACGCGAACCGCCACGACGAGGCCATGGCGCTGGCCGAATCCGCGCTCGCGGCCGTGCCGGACCGCCACCTCGTGCGGGTGGCCTACGGGCGGATCGGCGACGACCGGCGCGACTACCGGCTCCTGCTCGACCAGGTGGACCGGGTGCTGAAGGAAGCACCGGATTTCCTCGAAGCCCTGGAATGGCGGATCTACGCGCTGAGCGACCTGAACCGGTTCGACGAGGCGGACGAAGCGGCCGCCGAAGCGAGCCGGGCGTATCCGGACGCGGCCGAACTCCCGCTCGCCCACGCCTACAACAAGTACCGCCAGGCCCGCTATCACGAAGCGGCCCAGCAGTGCCGCGAGGCGATCGCCCTGCACCCGGAAGACGTCTACGCGCACGCGAAGCTCATCGACTACCTGCTCGCCAGGACCGAGCACGAGCAGGCCAGGACGGCTGCCGAGCACGCCGTCGAATTGCTCCCGTGGTCCGACGAAGCGCATCGCTGCCTCGGCCGGGTGCTCGACGCGTTCGAGGAGCACGAAGCCGCGCTCGCCGAGTTCGACCGGGTGATCGAGCTGAACCCCTTCAACGCGTCGGGATACGCCTGGCGCGCGTCGACCCTGCGGGCGCTCAACCGGGACGCCGAAGCCTTCGAAGCCTGCCGCATCGGCCGCCAGGCCGTCGAAAACGCCTCGGGGATCCGCGTGCAGCAGGCCTGGCTGCACGACAAGCTCGAGGAGCGGGAAGAAGCGTTGCGGGCGCTGGCCGATGCCGTGGAAATGGCGCCCTACGACCAATTCATCCTCGGCTCCCGGATCCAGACGCTCTGCGACTATCACCGGTACGCCGAGGCGGAAGCCGAAGCACGTGCGGCCGTCGAGCGCGTTCCCGGTGACGCGGAACTGACTTCCAGCCTGGCCTGGGTGTACGCCGGGCTGGACCGGGACGAGGACGCGGTGGCCTGCTTCCGGCGCGCCGTCGAGTTCAATCCCCGCCAGGTCCTGCACCTGAGAAATCTGGCGACCGCACTGACCTGGGTCCACCGGTACGGCGAAGCCGAAGAAGTGCTGCGGGACGCACTGGCGATCAGCCCGGAATCCACCGGATTGCTCGACCAGCTCGGCGCCACCCTGCACGATCTGGGGCGCCACGACGAGGCGATCGAGGCCTACCGGGCGGTGATCCGCGAGACGCCCCAGCACGAATCCTGCTGGATCAAGCTGGTCCGGCTGCTCCGGACCCACCGCGACCTCGAGGAGGCCGGGAGCGTGGCCCGGTCGGCGCTCGCGGCCAATCCCCGCAACGTCCCGCTGCGCCTGGAACTGGGATCCGTCCTGCGTGCGCAGAACCGGCAGGAGGAACTGCTGGCGCTGTACCGGGAAGCCTGCCGCGAGCTACCCCATTCGCAGACACTGGCGCGACAGCTCGCGATCGAACTGACCGACCTCGGCCAGGTCGACGAAGCGATGGCCACGCTGGACGGGATCGGCGACGCCGACTACAGCACCCGGTGGTGGCGGATCCGGCTGCTGCTCAACTCGCGCCGCTTCGACCAGGCGCTGGCCGAAGGCACGCGGGCCGTCCGGGACTACCCCGAGCACGTCGGCCTCCGCCTGATATTGGGCGCGGTCCACCAGGGAATCGGGGACAACGAATCGGCGTTGCGGGAGTTCGAACGGGCCAGGCGGCTCGATCCGGAGAGCCGGGCCGCGCTGCGCTCGCTGGTGGAGCAACTGCGGATCATGCGGCGGTTCGGGGAAGCGCTGGAGATCCTGCCCGGCGAGATCGGGCGCAAGCCCAACTACCCGGAACTGCGCACCGAACTGGGCCTGCTCTACGGCGCGATGGGTCGCGCGGCCGACAGGCTGGCGCAGCACCGGCGCGCGGTGGAGATCAACCCGTGGGGCAGCACCTTCCAGTTCCACTTCGCCCACGCGCTCCGCCTCAACGGCCTGCTCGACGAAGCCAACGCCGCGCTGACCGAGGTGCTCGGGAAGTTCCCCGGCTGGACCGCGCTGCTCACCGAAATGGGCAGGCTCTGCGACGACCGCAACGAGTACGAGGAAGCGTTGTCCTGGTTCGACAAGGCACTGGCCAGGGCACCCCGGGCGTGCTGGATCCTGGTGCGCAAGTCGGCCACGCTGCGTGCGCTGGGCCGGTTCAGCGAAGCCGAAGAACTGCTCGCGCCGGAATTGGGGCGCCGCACCTTCGACCTCGACCTGCTGGTCGAATGGGGCTGGGTGCTGCGTGACCGCGGTGAGCTGACCCGCGCGCAGCAGGAGTTCGAGAAGGCGGCCGAGCTGGCGGGCAACGCCCGCGAACGCGCCGACGTCCTGCACTGCCTCGGCTGGGTGGCGTTCACCGCGGGAGACAACGAGACGGCCGAACGCCGCTTCCGCGAAGCGCTCGACGCTCAGCCGCACGCCGCGGATTCGAAGCTCGGCCTGGCCTGGACCCTGGTCAGAACGGCCGAGCCCGCCGGAGAAGCCGAAGCCGAACGGCTGTGCCGGGAAGTGCTGGCCGAACGGCCGCGGCGGCACATCGCGCACACCTGCCTCGGGGTGCTCCGCGCGCACCAGGGCGATCTTCCCCAGGCCGAGCACCACCTCCGGCGCTCCATCGAAATCGATCCCTACGACGGCAGCTATGTCGATCTGGGCGCCCTGTTCGTGCAGATGGACCGGTTCGACGAGGCGGAGGAACTGCTGCGGAAGGCGGTCGAACGGAACTGGTACGACAGCCAGGCCCACATCGAACTCGGCGGGCTCTACCTCCAGCGCGACTCCGATGCCGAGGACGAAGGGGCGGACGCGCGGCGCGCGGCGCGGCACTTCCGCCAGGCGCTGGTGATCGACCCGGCACGCGGCGCGGCCGCCATCGGGCTGGCACTGGCGCTGGTCAAGGCACCCGGCGACCTGCTCGCCGCCGAGCGCGTGCTGCGCGCCGCGCTGGCCCGGTCGGACTGCGACCAGCCCCGATGGCAGCTGCTGGTCGCGCTGAGCAGGCTGCTGATCGAACGCGGTGACGCCACGCAGCGGCGTGATCTGCACCTGGAAGCGCTCAGCTGCGCGCAGCAGGCGATCGAACTGGCCGCCACCGAGGCCGACCCGTACTACGTCGCGGGCATCGCCGCCTACAAGGCCGGTGAGCACGGCCCGGAGGTGCGGGCGCGGCCGTTCCACCGGCGGCGCGCGCTGCGGTACCTGCGTCGCTGCCTGCACCACGACCCGGCGCACGCCGAAGCCCGGCGGGTGCTGAACCTGGCCGAGCAGAGTCTGGCGGTGGCGCGGAACAGCGTGCTCGGCAGCGTCAGCACCATCGTGGTGGCCGGGGTGCTGCTGATCGCGCTGTGGCTCGGGTTCTTCCTCACCGACAAGGTGACCACGCTGGTGATCGGCACGCTGACGCCGATCCTGGTCGGCCTGATGGCGCTGGGCTTCGTGCTGCCGTTCCTGGTCCGGCTCAAACTGCCGGGCGGGGTCGAGGCCGATCTGTCGGCCAGCCTCAGCCAGGTGACCTCCGGCCCGACCGGTGAGGTCAGCATCGGGCCCGGCAGGCTGGTCGGGCACGGGTTCGACCGCTCCCCCGGTGCCTCCGGCTTCAGCGCGGGACCCCGCGGCGAACTGCCACGCCTCGGCTAG
- a CDS encoding arabinan endo-1,5-alpha-L-arabinosidase: MPAWRKSMLTLLAAAAVTIAVAPHAVAAYPNPGPVTGDVNVHDPSMVKRPGGGYLVAHTGNDIALKSSPDRTAFRNEGSAFPGGAPWTTAYTGGSRNLWAPDLSYHNGRYHLYYSASTFGSNRSAIFLATSTTGASGSWANHGLVIESRQSDDFNAIDPSLLVDDQGRWWLSFGSFWSGIKLVALDPATGKRADSTIRHLAGRGGGAIEAPVIFKRGAYYYLFVSFDQCCQGASSTYRVMAGRSASPTGPFTDRNGVAMTSGGGTEILASHGDIHGPGHPAVFADTDHDILAYHYYANNGAALLGINWLGFDSAGWPYAH; this comes from the coding sequence TTGCCTGCTTGGCGAAAGTCGATGCTGACCCTGCTCGCCGCGGCCGCCGTGACGATCGCCGTCGCGCCGCACGCGGTGGCCGCCTACCCGAACCCGGGGCCGGTCACCGGCGACGTCAACGTGCACGACCCGTCGATGGTGAAGCGGCCGGGCGGTGGTTATCTCGTGGCACACACGGGCAACGACATCGCGCTCAAGTCCTCCCCGGACCGGACAGCCTTCCGCAACGAAGGATCCGCGTTCCCCGGCGGTGCCCCGTGGACCACGGCCTACACCGGCGGCAGCCGGAACCTGTGGGCGCCGGACCTCTCGTACCACAACGGCCGGTACCACCTGTACTACTCGGCTTCCACCTTCGGCTCGAACCGCTCGGCGATCTTCCTCGCCACCAGCACCACCGGTGCGTCGGGAAGCTGGGCGAATCACGGCCTGGTGATCGAGTCCCGGCAGTCCGACGACTTCAACGCCATCGACCCGAGCCTCCTGGTGGACGACCAGGGGCGGTGGTGGCTCAGTTTCGGCTCGTTCTGGTCCGGGATCAAGCTGGTCGCACTGGATCCCGCGACGGGCAAGCGTGCCGACTCGACGATCCGGCACCTCGCCGGTCGCGGCGGTGGCGCGATCGAGGCACCGGTGATCTTCAAGCGCGGTGCGTACTACTACCTCTTTGTGTCCTTCGACCAGTGCTGCCAGGGCGCGTCGAGCACGTACCGCGTGATGGCCGGGCGGTCGGCGAGCCCGACCGGGCCGTTCACCGATCGCAACGGCGTGGCGATGACTTCCGGCGGTGGCACCGAAATCCTGGCCTCGCACGGCGACATCCACGGTCCCGGTCATCCCGCGGTGTTCGCCGACACCGATCACGACATCCTGGCGTACCACTACTACGCGAACAACGGCGCCGCGCTGCTCGGCATCAACTGGCTCGGCTTCGACTCGGCCGGCTGGCCCTACGCGCACTAG